A stretch of DNA from Granulicella pectinivorans:
ATCACCGGCCGCACCGCGAAGGATACGCTGCTCATTCCCGCGGAGGCCATCCAGGCCGGTCCCGACGGTGTCTCGAAGTTCGTCATGCTCATGGCATCCGATGGAACTGCCCACAAGAAGCCCGTCACGCTCGGAATCACCACCGCCGAGGACGTACAGGTGCTCGATGGCGTGTCCGCGACCGACACCGTCATCACCACCGGAGCCTACGGACTCGACGAAGGCACGAAGGTCAAGGTAGGCAAGGCCCCCGCAGCCGAGGCCGACGATGCCAAACCATCCGCTGGAAAGAAAGACGGAGACGACAAGTGAGCGCCCCCGACACCTCCGGCTTCTGGCTCTCGCGCTCCGCGAAGACCATCTTCTTCGCGATCCTGCTCATCACCGCCGCGGGCATCTACGCTGCGTTCCAGGTGCCCATCGCCGTCTTCCCCGACACCAACTTTCCCCGCGTCGTCATCGGCGTCGACAACGGCGTCATGCCTGTCGAGCAGATGCAGGTCACCATCACCAAGCCCATCGAAGACGCCATCAACTCCGTCCCCGGCTTGAAGACCGTGCGCAGTACCACCTCGCGCGGCTCCGCCGAGGTCAGCCTCTTCTTCGACTGGAACGTGGACATGTTCCGCACCCTCCAGCTCACCGACGCCGCCCTCTCCAAGGTCTCGCAAAGCCTGCCCAGCACCGCGAAGATCACCACCAACCGCCTCACCTTCGCCACCTTCCCCATCCTCGGCTATGCCCTCACCGCGGAGGATCGCGGCAAGGATACCGTCTCGCAGACCCAGCTCTGGGAACTAGCCACCTACGACCTCAAGCCGCCCCTCAATCGCGTCGATGGCGTCAGCACCGTCGTCGTGCAGGGCGGCAAGGTCCCTGAGTTCCACATCGTGCCCAACATGGCCCGCATGCAGACCGCGGGCGTCACGCTGCTCGATCTCGTCAACGGCGTCCAGGCCTCGAATATGATCGACTCCCCCGGCCTGTACGAGGCGAACCACGAGCTTATCCTCGGCCTAGTCGGTGCTCAGGCTCACAGCGCGACCGAGCTCGGCAACCTCGTCATCAAGACCACCCCGGGCGGTGTATCGGTCAAGGTAAACGACGTCGCAGTGGTCAAGCCCGGCGTCCTGCCCGTCTACACGATGGTTACCTCGAACGGAGCTCCCGCGGTGCTCCTCAACATCGCGCGTCAGCCCTCCAGCAATACGGTCGCCGTAGCGGACGCCGTCGCCGCCGAGCTCAAGACCCTGCAAGCCAAAATCCCACCTGGCGTGAAGATCGCACCCTTCTACGATCAATCCGAGCTCGTCCGCGAGAGCATCTCCAGCGTCCGCGACGCCATCCTCATCGGCCTCATCCTCGCCTGCGTCATCCTTTTTCTCTTCCTCGGCGACTGGAGCTCCTCGCTCATCGCCGGCCTCGTCATTCCTGTAACCGTCGCGGTGACAATTCTCCTCCTCTGGATCATCGGCCAGAGCTTCAACCTCATGACCCTCGGCGGCCTCGCCGCAGCCATCGGCCTCGTCATCGACGACGCCATCGTCGTCGTCGAGAACATCGTCGTGCATCGCAACGCCGGACAGAACCGCATCGACGCCGTGCGCATGGCCCTGCGTGAGATCACCATCCCACTCCTCGGCTCCACCCTTACCCCGGTCGTCGTCTTCCTCCCCCTGATCGCGGTCAGCGGCGTCACCGGCAGCTTCTTCCGTGCGCTCGCCGTCACCATGACTGCGGCTCTCCTCACCTCGCTCGTCCTCGCCGTCACCTGGACGCCCGCCCTCTCGCTCGTCCTCCTCAAGGTGAAGCCCCGCGCGGCGGACGAACCCGTCGTCGCTGAAGAACCCATCGTCGCCGACGAAGACCACGGCAAAGCCATGCAGTGGGTTCTCCACAAGCACGCATCGGCACTCGAGTGGGCGTTGAGCAAGCCTCTCGCCCTCGTCGGCCTCTGTGCGCTCCTCGTCGTCGGCTCCTACTTCGCCTATCGCAATCTCGCCACGGATCTCCTTCCGGAGATGGACGAAGGCGCCTTCATCCTCGACTACCTCACCCCCGCCGGAACCTCCCTCGCCGAAACCGACCGCATCCTCCAGGACGTGGAGCAGATCCTCCGCGACACCCCCGAAGTCCTCATCACCTCCCGCCGCACCGGCCTCCAGATGGGCCTCGCCGCCGTCACCGAGGCCAATTACGGCGACTTCACCGTGCGCCTCAAGAGCAAGCGCGACCGCCCCATCGACGAGGTCATCGCCGACGTTCGCGAGCGCGTCAAGAAGCGTGAGCCCGCCCTCGACGTCGAGTTCACGCAGGTCCTTCAGGACATGATCGGCGATCTCTCCAACTCGCCCGAGCCCATCCAGATCAAGCTCTTCTCGAACGACGTGACCGCACTCCACGATCTCGCCCCTCGCGTGCAGGCCGCCCTCCAGACCATCCCCGGCGTCGTCGATACCCAGAACGGCATCGACAACACTGTCAGCGGGCCCGCCACCAACTTCAGAATCAACCCCACTCTCGCGGCCAAACTGGGCTTCACCCCGCAGGAGGTCGCCGAGGACGCAACCTCCATCCTCGACGGCCTCCCCACCAACGACCCCCTCATCCTCAACGGCCGCCCCTACACCATCCGTGTGCGCCTCGGCGACGAGAGCCGCGCCTCCCTCGACGCTATCGAGAACACCATCTTCAACTCCGCCTCAGGCCACACCGCATCCCTCGGCGCCATGGCCGAGGTCGAGCAGCTCCCCCCGCAAAACGAGATCCGCCGCGAAAACCTCCAGCAGGTCATCCTCGTCAGCGGCCGCCTCGAAGGCTCCGACCTCGGCGGCACCATGGAGCAGGTCAAGACCAAGGTCGCCGCCCTCAACATCCCATCCTCCGTCCGCGTGGAGTACGGCGGCACCTACCAGGAGCAGCAGAAGTCCTTCGCCGATCTCGCCCGCGTCTTAGTCCTTGCCCTGGGGCTCGTCTTCGTCGTCCTGCTCGCGGAGTTCCGCAACTTCTCTGCGCCCATCGCCATCCTCACCAGCTCCATCCTCTCCATCGCCGGCGTGGTCCTCGCTCTTCTCATCACGAAGACGAACTTCAACGTGGCCAGCTTCATGGGACTCATCATGGTCATCGGCATCGTCGCCAAGAACGGCATCCTCCTCCTCGACGCCGACGAGAAGTACCGCGGACCCAGCGTCGACGCGCGCGCCGCCATGCTTCACGCCGCCCAGCGCCGCCTCCGCCCCATCGTCATGACCGCCATCGCGGCCGTAGGCGGCATGCTTCCTCTCGCGTTCGCGCTCGGCGCCGGTTCACAGATGTTGCAGCCCCTCGCCATCGCCGTCATCGGAGGCCTCACCCTCTCCATCGCCCTCAGCCTCATCGTCACACCCGTCCTCTACTACTCCCTCACCCGCAACCGTCACGCAGAGCCCTGAGCAAGCAGACCCACGCCGCCATCCTCGCAGGGCGCGATGCTGCTACACTGCGCCCATGCGACAGCTTCCATGTAGGGGTGCATTTCTCACCGCGGTCTTCAGCCTCGGTTGCGGTCTCGCGATGGCGCAGACAACCGATCTGGCCCGCCACGATCTTGCCCACCAGGTGCAAACCATCGTCTCCGAACCCGGCGTCTCCCGCGCCCACTGGGGCGTGGCCGTCACCCGGCTCGATGGCACCCCGCTCTACGGCATGAACGAGGCCCAGCTCTTCCAGCCCGCCTCGAACGCCAAGCTCTTCACCACCACGACCGCCATCGCCCTCCTCGGCCCCGACAAGACCTTCACCACCCGCATAGTAGGCCGCGGCACCTTCACCGGCACCTCATCGCTCAAGGGCGACGTCACGATCGTCGGAGCCGGCGATGCCAACCTCTCCGGCCGCACCATCCCCTACCTCTCGCCCAAAGACCGCCCCAAAAAAGTAGCGGGAGACATGCCCGTTGACCCCTTGCGCCACCTCGCCGCCATGGCCGATCAGATCGCTGCCTCCGGCCTCAAGCTCATCGACGGCGACATCGTCGGCGACGACACCCTCTTCCCCTGGGAGCCTTACCCAGCCGACTGGTCTATCGACGATGCCCTCTGGTACTACGGCGCGCCCGTCTCCGCCCTCACCATCAACGACAACGCCATCGGGCTCACCGTTGAGCCGGGCGTCAACGCCGGCGATGCCGTCTCCATCGTCGTCGACCCCACCATGCCCGCCTACTACCGCATCGACGCCTCCGGCCTCACCACGGGCCCCGCAAAGTCCGGCAATCACGTCCAGTTCGAACGCATGATCGGCTCTCGCGTCCTCCGCATCTACGGAACCATCGCCACCGATGCCCGGCCCGACAACGAAGACATCGCCATCGAAGACCCAGCCGAGTACGCCGCCCTCGCCCTCAAAAGCATGCTCGAAGCCCGCGGCATCCAGGTCACCGGCAAAGCCCGCGCGAAGCACCAGCTCCCCTCCGAGCCTCGCGGCTTCGTGGAGCAGTCCATACAGGTCGCCGAAGACTCCGCCAGGGGAACTCTCTTGTGCCGCACCGCCCAGCTTACGGAAGCCCCGCTATCGCACGGAGAAGAGCGCCGCGAACTCGCCCGGCACGTCTCCGTCCCGCTCCTCGACGATCTCACCGTCACCAACAAGATCAGCCAGAACCAGCACGCCGAGATCCTCCTCCATCAGATCGCAACGCGTC
This window harbors:
- a CDS encoding efflux RND transporter permease subunit, whose product is MSAPDTSGFWLSRSAKTIFFAILLITAAGIYAAFQVPIAVFPDTNFPRVVIGVDNGVMPVEQMQVTITKPIEDAINSVPGLKTVRSTTSRGSAEVSLFFDWNVDMFRTLQLTDAALSKVSQSLPSTAKITTNRLTFATFPILGYALTAEDRGKDTVSQTQLWELATYDLKPPLNRVDGVSTVVVQGGKVPEFHIVPNMARMQTAGVTLLDLVNGVQASNMIDSPGLYEANHELILGLVGAQAHSATELGNLVIKTTPGGVSVKVNDVAVVKPGVLPVYTMVTSNGAPAVLLNIARQPSSNTVAVADAVAAELKTLQAKIPPGVKIAPFYDQSELVRESISSVRDAILIGLILACVILFLFLGDWSSSLIAGLVIPVTVAVTILLLWIIGQSFNLMTLGGLAAAIGLVIDDAIVVVENIVVHRNAGQNRIDAVRMALREITIPLLGSTLTPVVVFLPLIAVSGVTGSFFRALAVTMTAALLTSLVLAVTWTPALSLVLLKVKPRAADEPVVAEEPIVADEDHGKAMQWVLHKHASALEWALSKPLALVGLCALLVVGSYFAYRNLATDLLPEMDEGAFILDYLTPAGTSLAETDRILQDVEQILRDTPEVLITSRRTGLQMGLAAVTEANYGDFTVRLKSKRDRPIDEVIADVRERVKKREPALDVEFTQVLQDMIGDLSNSPEPIQIKLFSNDVTALHDLAPRVQAALQTIPGVVDTQNGIDNTVSGPATNFRINPTLAAKLGFTPQEVAEDATSILDGLPTNDPLILNGRPYTIRVRLGDESRASLDAIENTIFNSASGHTASLGAMAEVEQLPPQNEIRRENLQQVILVSGRLEGSDLGGTMEQVKTKVAALNIPSSVRVEYGGTYQEQQKSFADLARVLVLALGLVFVVLLAEFRNFSAPIAILTSSILSIAGVVLALLITKTNFNVASFMGLIMVIGIVAKNGILLLDADEKYRGPSVDARAAMLHAAQRRLRPIVMTAIAAVGGMLPLAFALGAGSQMLQPLAIAVIGGLTLSIALSLIVTPVLYYSLTRNRHAEP
- the dacB gene encoding D-alanyl-D-alanine carboxypeptidase/D-alanyl-D-alanine endopeptidase, which encodes MRQLPCRGAFLTAVFSLGCGLAMAQTTDLARHDLAHQVQTIVSEPGVSRAHWGVAVTRLDGTPLYGMNEAQLFQPASNAKLFTTTTAIALLGPDKTFTTRIVGRGTFTGTSSLKGDVTIVGAGDANLSGRTIPYLSPKDRPKKVAGDMPVDPLRHLAAMADQIAASGLKLIDGDIVGDDTLFPWEPYPADWSIDDALWYYGAPVSALTINDNAIGLTVEPGVNAGDAVSIVVDPTMPAYYRIDASGLTTGPAKSGNHVQFERMIGSRVLRIYGTIATDARPDNEDIAIEDPAEYAALALKSMLEARGIQVTGKARAKHQLPSEPRGFVEQSIQVAEDSARGTLLCRTAQLTEAPLSHGEERRELARHVSVPLLDDLTVTNKISQNQHAEILLHQIATRLACGGSGAQGEGILRAFMTSKVGLDPDDFLFFDGSGLSGHDLVTPRATTKLLAWATTQPWFADWKKTLPIGGEDGTLIARFPKAPLKDNLFAKTGTLGEARALSGYLVAASGKTIIFSVMVGNHTPRTTADRDAMDRIVAAIAAAN